The Candidatus Roseilinea sp. sequence GCGCCGCAAGATGCGACACAGCGACAGGCCATCCAAGCCGGGCAGCATCACGTCCAACACGCAAATGTCCGGTTGCTCGCGCCGCGCTATCTCCAAACCGTCATCGCCACTGGTGGCCGTGATGACCGTATAGCCCTCGCTCTCCAGATGTCGAGCGAGTAAATCGAGCAGAATTGTTTCGTCTTCGACAATCAGAACCTTGGCATATCTGCGTCACAATCCCAGGCGCAAACGCCGGCCGACGACTCGACTCGGCCATGCGCAATGACTACAGATCACTCGGCCGGAGCGGGCTTGTAATCCCCCAGTTCCGCGGTCACGGCAAAGATCACCCGTTCGCACAGATTAGTCGCCCTATCGGCAATGCGCTCCAGGTTATGCGCAACCCAGAGCAAATATGTTGATTGCGTGATCGTCTTCGCATCCTGCATCATGAATGTCAACAACTCGCGCAGAACCTGCACATACAGCTCGTCCACTTCTTGATCGCGCGCGAAGATCGCCTTCGCAGCCTCGGCATCCATCCGCACGAACGCATCCAGCGCATTCCGAATCATCTCGCGCGCGATTGCTTGCATGCGCGGGATGTCAATGAGCGGTTTGACTAACGGCTCATCGCCGATTCGAATGGCGATAGCAGCGATGCCGCTGGCGTGATCGGCGATGCGCTCCAGTTCGCCGGCCATGTGAATTGCGGCGACGATGCAGCGCAGGTCTCTCGCCGCCGGCTGCTGCATCGCAATCGTGCGCACACACTCAGACTCGACCCGATAACGCAGCGCGTTGATGCGCTGATCCGCCTCGATGACTTGGTGCGCCAGCGACAGATCACGATCCTTGAGCGCGCGAACCGCATTGGCGATCTGTTCTTCGACCAGGCTCCCCATGCGCAGAATGTCGTTGCGAATCTCAGCGATGTCGTGATCGAGCGCCGAGCGGGTGTGTAGAGCACTTGACATCTTAGCCTACTTTTATAGACACGTCCTGTTAAGCTAAAGTTAATAAGAAGAAAAGAGAAGGTAAAACATCAAATGCAGATGGCTTAACTTGAAGTTCACTCGGATTTCACACCTCAGCGCTATGTTTAATATGGATGACCAGACAACTCCTTGATGAGACGATCGCTTACTTGAGGAAGGAACTGACGAGCATCCATTACGACTTGACCTGGGCGGACGGGGCGCAAGCCGAATCCTTCCGTGTGCGACAAATGCGCTTGCTCGCAGAGCTAGATCGCCTGGAAGCGCTGCGACGGACGATGGCCGCGCCGGTTACGACGCGCAACCCCACATCCTCAGCATATTCCGCCAGCAGCATTTCGGCCGAATGATAGAACAGAGGGCAAACCCGCCTCGCCGAGACGTTTGCTCTTTTTTGCCCCTACGCAGATTCGAACTGCGATCTACGGCTCCGGAGGCCGGCGCTCTATCCATTGAGCTATAGGGGCATGGCTGATCTTTGCCCCGATTGTAGCAGCGGTTGGGTGTACGTTCAATAGCAGCGCTACCAGGGGGTGCATTTCAGTTTTGGGGCAGGAGCGCACTCAAAAAGCGCGCAGATTGACCTCGCCCGCGTGAACATCCGAAGATCACGGACGTCGTCGTGGATTGACAGACCGGCATCTCAGCGAGGGACGACAAGCCGCAGGCCGCTGCGGGCATAATGCGAGGACAGTTATATCCGGGAGGTGTGCCATGAAAGAGACCAGGGCGACGACACAGCGCAAGTCAGCGTCTTCGCCACGGCGAGGCGAGATGAAAGCGGTGCTGATGCGAGAAGCGGAGGCCGTGATCGATGAATTGCTGGACTGGAATGAACAGGCCGGCCAGCCGACGCTGACGCAGATCGAGGAGGTGATCCTGAAGCTGCGCAAGCGGATGAGCGAGGCGATGGCGGTCACCGTGATCGAGGCGCAAGAGGCGAGCCGCCCGGTGCCGGGGCCGGTCTGTCCGCAGTGCGGGCGGGAGATGCACTCCAAAGGCCGCAAGCGGAACACGGTCGAGAGCCGCGTGGGCAGCCTGTCCGTGCAGCGAGGATACTACTACTGTGAAGCCTGCCGCGTCGGGCTTTTCCCCCCTCGATCGGCAGCTGGCGGTGTGGGACAAGCACTGGAGCGAACAGGTGGCCAAGCAGGCGGTGTGGCTGAGCGGGCTGGTGACGTTTGAGGAAGCGGAGCGCATCCTGGGACAGGTGGGCGGGCTGGTCATGTCCGACAGCAGTGTGTGGCGGCGGGTGGCGGTATGGGGAGAGCGCTTTCGGGGGGGTAGAAGCCACACAACGCGCCCTGGCGGACGGCGGCGGGCGCACCGCCGAGGCGGCGACCGTGCCGGGCAAGATGGGTGTCGCCCTGGACGGAGCAACGGTTCATGTGCGTGGCGAAGGCTG is a genomic window containing:
- a CDS encoding phosphate transport system regulatory protein PhoU; translated protein: MSSALHTRSALDHDIAEIRNDILRMGSLVEEQIANAVRALKDRDLSLAHQVIEADQRINALRYRVESECVRTIAMQQPAARDLRCIVAAIHMAGELERIADHASGIAAIAIRIGDEPLVKPLIDIPRMQAIAREMIRNALDAFVRMDAEAAKAIFARDQEVDELYVQVLRELLTFMMQDAKTITQSTYLLWVAHNLERIADRATNLCERVIFAVTAELGDYKPAPAE